The following DNA comes from Halobacillus litoralis.
ATCACTCGTGTTTGTGACAATCACGGTAACCGTCAAGGATTCTTCCTTCGTCATTTGTTCAGCTGACAGAGTCATATTGCCATACTCAAATCGGCTGTAGCTGAGCCCGTATCCGAAAGGGTAGAGGGGCTCATTCGGAATATCCAAATATTGAGAAACGTAGCGTTCCTGCGCATCCGGGGCGTCTTTTGGACGACCTGTGTTGTAACGATTGTAATAGATCGGGACCTGTCCGACAGAATAAGGCATCGACATCGTCAGTTTAGCAGATGGATTGACTTCTCCGTAAAGGAGGTCTGCCAAAGCTGTTCCGCCTTCGGTCCCTGGGTACCATGCTTCGACGACAGCATCTGCATGTTCGATGACCTCACGTAAATCCAAGGGACGGCCGTTGAAAAGGACGGCGACTACTGGTTTTCCAAGTGCTTTCATTTTCTTCAAAAGTTCCAATTGTACCTCGGGAACCCTGATATCCGCACGGCAGCCTGCCTCACCACTCATGTCCGAGTGTTCTCCAATCGCGACGACGATAACTTCTGCCTGTTCAGCTTTATTTATTGCATCCTCGAATTGTTCATTAGAACCGTTCTGTATATCACACCCTTGTGAGACAAGAAGCTGATCATTATCCAGGTAGTTAGCGAATCCTGCAGCGACCGTTATTGTATCTTCAGCGGAACCTCCCCAGGACCAGGGGCCGAGGATATCCGTGCTTTCTGCGAACGGACCGACCAGCGCAACTTTCCCTGCTTGATTCAACGGTAACGTGTCCTCATTTTTCAAGAGGACCATGGATTTTGCTGCAAGCTCCCTGGAGGCTTCTCTATGTTCAGGGGATAGAATATGGATGTTTTCATCTTCCTCACTGGCACCCCTGTAAGGATGTTCAAAAAGTCCAAGTTTATTTTTTAATTGCAGGATGCGTAAGACGGCTTCATCTACAATGGTTTCTTCCAGCTTCTCTTCTGCAATCAGCTCTTTGACATGATTCACATAACAAGACGTCATCATTTCGATGTCTACGCCTGCTTTCATCGCTTTTTCTGCTGCTTGCTTTTGATCTTCTGCTACTCCGTGCGGAATCAATTCTTTCACAGCACCCCAGTCAGAGATCAATACTCCATCAAAACCCCATTCTTCTCGTAGAATCCCTCTCATCAACGGTTCATTTCCTGTCGAAGGCATTCCATTCAAAATGTTGAATGCAGTCATCACCATTTCTGCGCCTTCATCCAAAGCGGCTTTATAGGCAGGGAGATAGTTTTCGCGTAACATCCATTCAGACATATCCACCGTATTGTAATCACGTCCGCCTTCTGGTGCCCCATAGGCAGCAAAGTGTTTCACACAGGAAGCGACTTTGTGGTTGTCATTTACTAAATCCCCTTGAAAACCACGGACAAAGGAGCGGGCGAACTCGCTGTTCAAAAAGGTATCCTCACCTGTTGCTTCCATCACCCGTCCCCAGCGTGGTTCTCTAGATAAATCCACCATCGGGGCAAAAGTTACATGAACCCCTGAGACAGCAGCTTCTTTTGCAGCTATAGCGGCACTCTTTTCTGCAAGCTCCAGGTCCCAAGAACATCCGATTGCCAGCGGAACAGGGAAAATGGTTCTGAAACCATGGATGATATCTGACATGAACAACAATGGGATGCCTAGTCGGTTCTCTTCCATATGGACCTTTTGAATATTGATCGTTTCATGAGCGCCGGAAGCCCCCAATACCGATCCTGTTTGCTTGATATCGTCTTCACTGATGTTCATATTTTCCATTGGGCCAGTAATTTCACCACGGTCAGAAGCACCTTTAAAGAAAGGAGTCGCTAATTGGATGAGCTGTCCTACTTTTTC
Coding sequences within:
- the bglX gene encoding beta-glucosidase BglX, which codes for MNENQLTELLEQMTLTEKVGQLIQLATPFFKGASDRGEITGPMENMNISEDDIKQTGSVLGASGAHETINIQKVHMEENRLGIPLLFMSDIIHGFRTIFPVPLAIGCSWDLELAEKSAAIAAKEAAVSGVHVTFAPMVDLSREPRWGRVMEATGEDTFLNSEFARSFVRGFQGDLVNDNHKVASCVKHFAAYGAPEGGRDYNTVDMSEWMLRENYLPAYKAALDEGAEMVMTAFNILNGMPSTGNEPLMRGILREEWGFDGVLISDWGAVKELIPHGVAEDQKQAAEKAMKAGVDIEMMTSCYVNHVKELIAEEKLEETIVDEAVLRILQLKNKLGLFEHPYRGASEEDENIHILSPEHREASRELAAKSMVLLKNEDTLPLNQAGKVALVGPFAESTDILGPWSWGGSAEDTITVAAGFANYLDNDQLLVSQGCDIQNGSNEQFEDAINKAEQAEVIVVAIGEHSDMSGEAGCRADIRVPEVQLELLKKMKALGKPVVAVLFNGRPLDLREVIEHADAVVEAWYPGTEGGTALADLLYGEVNPSAKLTMSMPYSVGQVPIYYNRYNTGRPKDAPDAQERYVSQYLDIPNEPLYPFGYGLSYSRFEYGNMTLSAEQMTKEESLTVTVIVTNTSDVAGEETVQMYVRDLVGDVVRPLKELKGFKKVYLQPGESAEVEFQLGEDQLRYYHADLEHKSDAGEFEVFVGTDSRDVRSKKFCLNS